One segment of Drosophila mauritiana strain mau12 chromosome 3R, ASM438214v1, whole genome shotgun sequence DNA contains the following:
- the LOC117143150 gene encoding ferritin heavy chain isoform X2, translating into MKFFVALALFACLGSLALAKDDEYCQNTVITACSTSAFSGKSNSICNARFAGIDHIEPEIQSYINANLAKSYDYLLLATHFNSFQKNRPGFQKLYQGLSDRSFEDSIALIKQVTRRGGIVDFNTRHESAGSVSTKRGTLEVDELHSLALALDTEKQLATGATHVHSRATHATDAERDPELAHYFEENFLGKQAESVRKLSGYANDLAKLMKVPDPSLSVYLFDEYLQKQ; encoded by the exons ATGAAATTTTTCGTTGCACTCGCTCTCTTTGCGTGCCTCGGCTCTCTTGCCTTGGCCAAGGATGATGAATACTGCCAGAATACTGTAATCACCGCATGCTCTACGTCAGCCTTTTCGG GCAAAA GCAACTCCATTTGTAATGCCCGTTTTGCTGGCATTGACCATATTGAGCCCGAGATCCAGTCCTACATCAACGCCAACTTGGCCAAGTCGTACGACTACCTCCTGCTGGCCACCCACTTCAACTCCTTCCAGAAGAACCGCCCCGGCTTCCAGAAGCTGTACCAGGGACTGTCGGACCGCTCCTTCGAGGACAGCATTGCCCTGATCAAGCAGGTGACCCGTCGCGGAGGAATCGTGGACTTCAACACCCGTCACGAGTCTGCCGGCTCCGTGAGCACCAAGCGCGGCACTCTGGAGGTCGACGAACTGCACTCCCTGGCTCTGGCTCTGGACACCGAGAAGCAGCTGGCCACCGGAGCCACCCACGTGCACTCCCGTGCCACCCACGCCACCGACGCCGAGAGGGATCCCGAGCTGGCCCACTACTTCGAGGAGAACTTCCTGGGCAAGCAGGCCGAGAGCGTGCGCAAGCTGTCCGGCTATGCCAACGACCTCGCCAAGCTGATGAAGGTCCCCGACCCATCCCTGTCCGTCTACCTGTTCGACGAGTATCTGCAGAAGCAGTAA
- the LOC117143152 gene encoding ferritin subunit — MVKLIASLLLLAVVAQAYGDFKCSLAVPEITKDWVDMKDACIKGMRHQIQEEINASYQYLAMGAYFSRDTVNRPGFAEHFFKAAKEEREHGSKLVEYLSMRGQLTEGVSDLISVPTVAKQEWTDGAAALSDALDLEIKVTKSIRKLIQTCENKPYNHYHLVDYLTGVYMEEQLHGQRELAGKLTTLKKMMDTNGELGEFLFDKTL, encoded by the exons ATGGTGAAACTAATCGCTAGCCTGCTCCTGTTGGCCGTGGTGGCCCAGGCCTATGGAGATTTCAAGT GCTCCCTGGCTGTTCCTGAGATTACCAAGGACTGGGTGGACATGAAGGATGCCTGCATAAAGGGCATGCGCCACCAGATCCAGGAGGAGATCAACGCCTCCTACCAGTACTTGGCCATGGGCGCCTACTTCTCCCGCGACACCGTCAACCGCCCTGGATTCGCCGAGCACTTCTTCAAGGCCGCCAAGGAGGAGCGTGAGCACGGATCCAAGCTGGTGGAGTACCTGTCCATGCGCGGTCAGTTGACCGAGGGAGTCAGCGATCTGATCTCTGTGCCG ACTGTGGCCAAGCAGGAGTGGACCGATGGTGCCGCCGCCCTGTCCGACGCCCTCGACCTGGAGATCAAGGTGACCAAGTCCATCCGCAAGCTGATCCAGACCTGCGAGAACAAGCCCTACAACCACTACCACCTGGTGGACTACCTGACCGGTGTCTATATGGAGGAGCAGCTCCACGGACAGCGCGAGCTCGCCGGCAAGCTGACCACTCTGAAGAAGATGATGGACACCAACGGCGAACTGGGCGAGTTCCTGTTCGACAAGACCCTGTAA
- the LOC117143150 gene encoding ferritin heavy chain isoform X1 codes for MKFFVALALFACLGSLALAKDDEYCQNTVITACSTSAFSALTGFFTGKSNSICNARFAGIDHIEPEIQSYINANLAKSYDYLLLATHFNSFQKNRPGFQKLYQGLSDRSFEDSIALIKQVTRRGGIVDFNTRHESAGSVSTKRGTLEVDELHSLALALDTEKQLATGATHVHSRATHATDAERDPELAHYFEENFLGKQAESVRKLSGYANDLAKLMKVPDPSLSVYLFDEYLQKQ; via the exons ATGAAATTTTTCGTTGCACTCGCTCTCTTTGCGTGCCTCGGCTCTCTTGCCTTGGCCAAGGATGATGAATACTGCCAGAATACTGTAATCACCGCATGCTCTACGTCAGCCTTTTCGG cgCTCACGGGCTTTTTCACAGGCAAAA GCAACTCCATTTGTAATGCCCGTTTTGCTGGCATTGACCATATTGAGCCCGAGATCCAGTCCTACATCAACGCCAACTTGGCCAAGTCGTACGACTACCTCCTGCTGGCCACCCACTTCAACTCCTTCCAGAAGAACCGCCCCGGCTTCCAGAAGCTGTACCAGGGACTGTCGGACCGCTCCTTCGAGGACAGCATTGCCCTGATCAAGCAGGTGACCCGTCGCGGAGGAATCGTGGACTTCAACACCCGTCACGAGTCTGCCGGCTCCGTGAGCACCAAGCGCGGCACTCTGGAGGTCGACGAACTGCACTCCCTGGCTCTGGCTCTGGACACCGAGAAGCAGCTGGCCACCGGAGCCACCCACGTGCACTCCCGTGCCACCCACGCCACCGACGCCGAGAGGGATCCCGAGCTGGCCCACTACTTCGAGGAGAACTTCCTGGGCAAGCAGGCCGAGAGCGTGCGCAAGCTGTCCGGCTATGCCAACGACCTCGCCAAGCTGATGAAGGTCCCCGACCCATCCCTGTCCGTCTACCTGTTCGACGAGTATCTGCAGAAGCAGTAA
- the LOC117143150 gene encoding ferritin heavy chain isoform X3 — protein MKFFVALALFACLGSLALAKDDEYCQNTVITACSTSAFSGNSICNARFAGIDHIEPEIQSYINANLAKSYDYLLLATHFNSFQKNRPGFQKLYQGLSDRSFEDSIALIKQVTRRGGIVDFNTRHESAGSVSTKRGTLEVDELHSLALALDTEKQLATGATHVHSRATHATDAERDPELAHYFEENFLGKQAESVRKLSGYANDLAKLMKVPDPSLSVYLFDEYLQKQ, from the exons ATGAAATTTTTCGTTGCACTCGCTCTCTTTGCGTGCCTCGGCTCTCTTGCCTTGGCCAAGGATGATGAATACTGCCAGAATACTGTAATCACCGCATGCTCTACGTCAGCCTTTTCGG GCAACTCCATTTGTAATGCCCGTTTTGCTGGCATTGACCATATTGAGCCCGAGATCCAGTCCTACATCAACGCCAACTTGGCCAAGTCGTACGACTACCTCCTGCTGGCCACCCACTTCAACTCCTTCCAGAAGAACCGCCCCGGCTTCCAGAAGCTGTACCAGGGACTGTCGGACCGCTCCTTCGAGGACAGCATTGCCCTGATCAAGCAGGTGACCCGTCGCGGAGGAATCGTGGACTTCAACACCCGTCACGAGTCTGCCGGCTCCGTGAGCACCAAGCGCGGCACTCTGGAGGTCGACGAACTGCACTCCCTGGCTCTGGCTCTGGACACCGAGAAGCAGCTGGCCACCGGAGCCACCCACGTGCACTCCCGTGCCACCCACGCCACCGACGCCGAGAGGGATCCCGAGCTGGCCCACTACTTCGAGGAGAACTTCCTGGGCAAGCAGGCCGAGAGCGTGCGCAAGCTGTCCGGCTATGCCAACGACCTCGCCAAGCTGATGAAGGTCCCCGACCCATCCCTGTCCGTCTACCTGTTCGACGAGTATCTGCAGAAGCAGTAA